In a genomic window of Flavobacterium sp. KACC 22761:
- a CDS encoding lipoprotein signal peptidase, with product MSLRKAYFLIFLVLIVDQWSKIYVKTNFILGDEFPVFDWFKIHFIENEGMAWGTKIPGEYGKLILTVFRIFAVFGIGWWLADAVKKHHSTYLIVAIALIFAGAAGNIIDSVFYGVIFDGSEHNIATLFSPNPYGTWFHGLVVDMFYFPIWEGNLPTWLPIFGGKHFAFFNAIFNVADVAISTGVGILLVFNKRAFPKHA from the coding sequence ATGTCATTACGAAAAGCGTATTTCCTTATATTCTTAGTTTTAATTGTTGATCAGTGGTCAAAAATCTATGTCAAAACAAATTTTATCCTTGGAGATGAATTTCCTGTTTTCGATTGGTTTAAAATTCACTTTATTGAAAATGAAGGAATGGCTTGGGGAACAAAAATTCCTGGGGAATATGGAAAACTGATTTTGACAGTGTTTAGAATTTTCGCCGTTTTCGGAATCGGGTGGTGGCTTGCAGATGCGGTCAAAAAGCACCATTCTACTTATTTGATCGTTGCAATTGCATTAATTTTTGCAGGAGCGGCGGGTAACATTATAGACTCAGTTTTTTACGGAGTTATATTTGACGGCAGCGAACATAATATTGCAACGCTTTTTTCTCCTAATCCATACGGAACTTGGTTTCATGGTTTGGTGGTAGATATGTTTTATTTCCCAATTTGGGAAGGAAATCTTCCAACTTGGCTTCCTATTTTTGGCGGAAAACATTTTGCATTCTTTAATGCCATTTTCAATGTTGCCGATGTGGCGATTTCTACAGGAGTTGGTATTTTGTTAGTTTTCAATAAAAGAGCATTTCCAAAGCACGCATAA
- a CDS encoding roadblock/LC7 domain-containing protein, whose amino-acid sequence MNEITSALNNFLINTKSTSALILNGKGKMITSLHVDYGDSVAAMSAAILSMSEKFLTDLEKGPLKQLLLKTSDGVVVGNKISGTNFIIAFSKEGSNLALLMRSTEELSAELSKNSLLK is encoded by the coding sequence ATGAATGAAATTACTTCTGCTTTAAACAACTTTTTAATTAATACCAAATCTACCTCTGCATTAATTTTAAACGGAAAAGGAAAAATGATTACTTCACTGCATGTCGATTACGGCGACAGTGTAGCAGCAATGAGTGCCGCCATTTTGTCAATGAGTGAAAAGTTTTTGACCGATTTAGAAAAAGGTCCTTTAAAACAACTTCTTCTAAAAACTTCAGATGGAGTTGTAGTTGGAAACAAAATCAGCGGTACCAATTTCATAATTGCTTTTTCAAAAGAGGGAAGCAATCTAGCTTTATTAATGCGTTCAACTGAGGAATTATCAGCTGAGTTGAGCAAGAATTCACTACTGAAATAA
- a CDS encoding TraR/DksA family transcriptional regulator: MIDEITRYSDADLAEFKEIIQAKIKKAQEDLDLIKSAYMNDLNNGTDDTSPTFKAFEEGSETMSKEANSQLAIRQEKFIRDLKNALFRVENKTYGICKVTGKLISKERLKIVPHATMSIEAKNLQR, from the coding sequence ATGATAGATGAAATTACAAGATACTCTGACGCAGATTTAGCAGAGTTCAAAGAAATAATCCAAGCAAAAATTAAAAAAGCGCAAGAAGATCTTGATTTGATCAAAAGTGCCTATATGAACGATTTGAATAACGGAACTGACGATACTTCTCCAACTTTTAAAGCTTTTGAAGAAGGAAGTGAGACCATGTCAAAAGAGGCGAACTCACAGTTGGCTATCAGACAAGAGAAATTCATTCGTGACTTAAAAAATGCTTTATTCCGTGTAGAAAATAAAACATACGGTATCTGCAAAGTAACAGGTAAATTAATTAGCAAAGAAAGACTTAAAATCGTTCCTCACGCAACAATGAGTATCGAAGCTAAAAACTTGCAGAGATAA
- the ileS gene encoding isoleucine--tRNA ligase, producing MSTKFTEYKGLDLPTVASEVLDFWKKENIFEKSVTTREGAEPFVFFEGPPSANGLPGIHHVMARAIKDIFCRYKTQKGFQVKRKAGWDTHGLPVELGTEKELGITKEDIGKTISIEEYNEACKKTVMRYTDVWNDLTEKMGYWVDMEDPYVTYKPKYMESVWWLLKQIYDKGLLYKGYTIQPYSPKAGTGLSSHEVNQPGAYRDVTDTTIVAQFKTLPETLPSFLQGFGDIHILAWTTTPWTLPSNTALTVGPKIDYVLVKTFNQYTFEPINVILAKNLVGKQFGKGYFVSEDDADFDNVKNGDKKLPYKILTEAKGADLVEIRYEQLLPYVLPYQNAENAFRVISGDFVTTEDGTGIVHTAPTFGADDAKVAKEAKPEVPPMLVLDENGTAVPLVDLQGKFTSHVGDLAGKYVKNEYYDAGQAPEKSVDVEIAIRLKEENKAFKVEKYVHSYPHSWRTDEPLLYYPLDSWFIKVTDVKDRMFDLNETINWKPKSTGEGRFGNWLKNANDWNLSRSRYWGIPLPIWRTEDKTEEVIIGSVEELYNAIEKSIEAGFQKENPFKGFEIGNMSESNYDLIDLHKNVVDAITLVSASGKPMKRESDLIDVWFDSGAMPYAQWHYPFENKDKIDGNKDFPANFIAEGVDQTRGWFYTLHAIGTLVFDKIAYKNVVSNGLVLDKNGIKMSKSKGNTIDPFKTIAENGPDATRWYMIMNANPWDNLKFDLEGIAEVKRKFFGTLYNTYSFFSLYANIDGFKYAEAEIPLNERPEIDQWIISELHSLIKFVDECYEDYEPTKATRAISDFVQENLSNWYVRLCRRRFWKGEYAKDKIAAYQTLYTCLLTISKLSAPVAPFFMDKLYRDLTSSTGTEDFASVHLAEFPKFVENFVNKTLESKMQKAQTISSLVLSLRKKEMIKVRQPLQKVMIPVLDENQRAEIEAISDLVKAEVNVKEIELLDDASGILVKQIKPNFKALGPRFGKDMGLISKEIQGFSAEQINQLDKQGTLDIVIAGNSVTLSLEDVEITSQDIEGWLVANSNGITVALDITLTEELKNEGIARELVNRIQNIRKDSGFEVTDKIKVKIKRDGILENAVSKNEDYIKSETLTDELVFADTLENGTEIEFDDIRTIILISK from the coding sequence ATGAGTACAAAATTTACTGAATACAAAGGACTTGACTTACCAACTGTAGCGTCTGAAGTTCTTGATTTTTGGAAGAAAGAAAATATATTTGAAAAGAGTGTAACTACTCGCGAAGGTGCTGAACCTTTCGTATTTTTTGAAGGTCCGCCTTCAGCAAACGGATTACCTGGAATTCACCACGTAATGGCACGTGCGATTAAAGATATTTTTTGCAGATATAAAACTCAGAAAGGTTTTCAGGTAAAAAGAAAAGCCGGATGGGATACTCACGGTTTGCCTGTTGAATTAGGAACCGAAAAAGAATTAGGAATTACAAAAGAAGATATTGGTAAAACAATTTCAATCGAAGAATATAACGAAGCGTGTAAAAAAACCGTTATGCGTTATACGGACGTGTGGAATGACTTGACCGAAAAAATGGGTTATTGGGTAGATATGGAAGATCCATATGTGACTTACAAACCAAAATATATGGAATCGGTTTGGTGGCTTTTGAAACAAATCTACGATAAAGGTTTGTTGTACAAAGGATACACGATTCAGCCATATTCTCCAAAAGCAGGAACAGGATTGTCTTCTCACGAAGTAAATCAGCCTGGTGCTTACCGTGACGTTACCGATACTACAATCGTAGCGCAATTCAAAACTTTGCCAGAAACGCTTCCGAGCTTTTTACAAGGTTTTGGAGATATTCATATTTTAGCTTGGACGACAACTCCTTGGACACTTCCGTCAAATACAGCATTGACAGTTGGTCCAAAAATTGACTATGTTTTAGTTAAAACTTTCAATCAATATACTTTTGAGCCAATCAATGTGATTTTGGCTAAAAACTTAGTTGGAAAACAATTCGGAAAAGGATATTTCGTAAGTGAAGACGATGCTGATTTTGACAATGTGAAAAATGGCGACAAAAAACTTCCATACAAAATCTTAACTGAGGCAAAAGGAGCAGATTTAGTAGAAATTCGTTACGAGCAATTATTGCCTTACGTATTGCCATATCAAAATGCTGAAAATGCATTTAGAGTAATTTCCGGAGATTTCGTTACTACAGAAGACGGAACAGGAATCGTGCATACGGCTCCAACTTTTGGTGCAGATGATGCTAAAGTAGCAAAAGAAGCAAAACCAGAAGTACCGCCAATGTTGGTTCTTGACGAAAACGGAACAGCAGTTCCTTTAGTTGATTTGCAAGGAAAATTCACTTCTCATGTAGGTGATTTGGCTGGTAAATATGTTAAAAACGAATATTACGATGCAGGACAGGCGCCAGAGAAATCTGTAGATGTTGAAATCGCTATTCGTTTGAAAGAAGAAAACAAAGCTTTTAAAGTTGAAAAATACGTGCACAGTTATCCGCATAGCTGGAGAACAGACGAGCCGTTATTATACTATCCTCTAGATTCATGGTTCATCAAAGTAACCGATGTAAAAGATAGAATGTTCGACCTGAACGAAACTATCAATTGGAAACCTAAATCTACTGGTGAAGGACGTTTTGGAAATTGGCTTAAAAATGCTAATGATTGGAACTTATCTCGTTCTAGATATTGGGGTATTCCTTTGCCAATTTGGAGAACAGAAGATAAAACAGAAGAAGTTATTATCGGTTCTGTTGAAGAATTGTACAATGCAATCGAAAAATCAATCGAAGCAGGTTTCCAAAAAGAAAATCCGTTTAAAGGGTTTGAGATTGGAAATATGTCTGAGTCAAATTATGATTTAATTGACTTGCACAAAAATGTTGTTGATGCTATCACTTTGGTTTCAGCTTCTGGAAAACCAATGAAGCGCGAAAGTGATCTAATCGACGTTTGGTTCGACTCTGGAGCAATGCCTTATGCACAATGGCATTATCCTTTTGAGAACAAAGACAAAATTGATGGAAATAAAGATTTTCCAGCAAATTTCATTGCTGAAGGAGTAGACCAAACTCGTGGTTGGTTTTATACTCTGCATGCAATCGGAACTTTGGTTTTTGATAAAATTGCATACAAAAACGTAGTTTCAAACGGTCTTGTTTTGGATAAAAATGGAATTAAAATGTCTAAGAGTAAAGGAAATACTATAGACCCATTTAAAACCATTGCAGAAAACGGCCCAGATGCTACGCGTTGGTATATGATTATGAATGCAAATCCGTGGGATAACTTGAAGTTTGACCTTGAAGGAATTGCTGAGGTTAAACGTAAATTCTTCGGAACTTTATACAACACTTATTCTTTCTTTTCGTTATATGCTAACATTGACGGATTTAAATATGCTGAAGCAGAGATTCCGTTAAACGAAAGACCAGAAATCGATCAGTGGATTATTTCTGAATTACATTCGTTAATCAAATTCGTTGACGAATGCTACGAAGATTACGAGCCGACAAAAGCAACAAGAGCCATTTCTGACTTCGTTCAGGAAAACTTAAGTAACTGGTACGTTCGTTTATGTCGTCGTCGTTTCTGGAAAGGAGAATATGCCAAAGATAAAATTGCAGCTTACCAAACGCTTTATACTTGTTTATTAACTATAAGCAAATTAAGCGCTCCAGTAGCTCCATTTTTTATGGATAAATTATACAGAGATTTGACATCATCTACGGGAACCGAGGATTTTGCTAGTGTTCACTTGGCTGAATTCCCGAAATTTGTCGAAAACTTTGTTAATAAAACGTTAGAAAGCAAAATGCAGAAGGCGCAAACGATCTCATCTTTGGTTTTATCACTGCGTAAAAAAGAGATGATCAAAGTTCGTCAACCTCTGCAAAAGGTAATGATTCCGGTACTTGACGAGAATCAGCGTGCTGAAATTGAAGCAATTTCTGACCTTGTAAAAGCCGAAGTAAACGTGAAAGAAATTGAACTTTTAGACGATGCTTCAGGTATTTTAGTGAAACAAATTAAGCCTAATTTTAAAGCTCTTGGGCCACGTTTTGGTAAGGATATGGGCTTGATTTCTAAGGAGATACAAGGTTTTTCTGCAGAGCAGATCAATCAGCTGGACAAGCAAGGAACGCTAGATATTGTTATTGCAGGAAATAGTGTAACTTTATCATTAGAAGATGTAGAAATTACATCACAAGATATCGAAGGATGGTTGGTTGCTAATTCAAACGGAATAACAGTTGCGCTTGATATTACTCTTACCGAAGAATTAAAAAATGAAGGTATCGCTAGAGAATTAGTTAATAGAATACAAAACATCCGTAAAGATTCAGGTTTTGAGGTTACGGATAAGATTAAAGTTAAAATAAAACGAGACGGTATTTTAGAAAATGCAGTTTCAAAAAATGAAGACTATATTAAGTCTGAAACATTAACAGACGAACTCGTTTTTGCTGACACGTTAGAAAACGGCACAGAAATTGAGTTTGATGACATTAGAACCATTATATTAATTTCAAAATAG
- the recO gene encoding DNA repair protein RecO has translation MLVKTKAIVISSLKFQEKSLIVKCFTLSSGLKSYFVRDAFSSRKASQKIAYFQPFSILEIEAVHKNKGTLENFKEIKSAVPFQSIHTDIVKSTMVMFLSEMLHYSIQEEEKNEQLFLFLETALTWLDHHEEISNFHLILLLEITKYLGFYPDISEINLPHFEMNEGVFTLFQGASVLSEQETNLLKKLVELKFDNDQKVFHVLERQILLKILIDYYSLHLEGFKKPKSLEILKEVFS, from the coding sequence TTGCTAGTCAAAACAAAAGCCATAGTAATCTCATCATTAAAATTTCAGGAAAAAAGCTTGATCGTAAAATGTTTTACGCTTTCAAGCGGACTGAAATCGTATTTTGTGCGCGATGCTTTTTCGAGTCGGAAAGCGAGTCAGAAAATTGCTTATTTTCAGCCTTTTTCGATTTTAGAAATCGAGGCCGTTCATAAAAATAAAGGAACGTTGGAAAATTTCAAAGAAATAAAAAGTGCCGTTCCATTTCAGAGCATTCATACTGATATTGTGAAAAGTACCATGGTAATGTTTTTGTCTGAAATGCTACATTATTCCATTCAAGAAGAAGAAAAAAATGAACAGCTTTTCCTTTTTTTAGAAACCGCTCTAACTTGGCTGGATCATCATGAAGAAATTTCTAATTTTCATTTGATTTTGCTTTTAGAAATTACAAAATATCTCGGTTTTTATCCAGACATTTCAGAAATAAATTTGCCTCATTTTGAAATGAATGAAGGCGTTTTTACACTTTTTCAAGGAGCAAGTGTTTTATCAGAACAAGAAACCAATCTGCTTAAAAAACTAGTCGAATTAAAATTTGACAACGATCAAAAAGTCTTCCATGTTTTAGAGCGACAAATTCTTCTGAAAATACTTATCGATTATTATAGTTTGCATTTAGAAGGATTCAAAAAACCTAAATCTTTGGAGATTTTAAAGGAAGTTTTCTCTTAA
- a CDS encoding ABC transporter substrate-binding protein, with protein MKEKFLYILFLFLFQFSFSQNKLSWQGYFSFNEIKDISESSTTVYAASENALFSKNASSNTVKTTTTIDGLSGQTISSVYYSEAFKKTIIGYENGLMIVVNEADGSMLKVVDIINKQLAPNLKKINHFMEHNGLVYVSCDFGIVQFNLTTSQFGDTYFIGDNGAEISVKQTAFFNGFIYVATSSGIRKADITNANLNDYKQWTVVNQGNWYGVETIDTELIAVNNSGYVHRFNSSVFVGFSQLPQTAVDIRAKNHNLFITTANTVYVYNNQMVLIRQIANTQVLDNTINFTAATAVGNSIYIGTKEKGLFSSSLSNSTAFVNDTPSGPARNNIFSMDVTPSVLWAVYGDYDTYYNPYDLDSYGVSKYNTSGWLNIPYSDVYNAKSMTRIIVNPKNEKQVYASSFFSGLLRIENNVPNFLYNEKNSGLESITTEGPNYIDVRINATAFDKTGNLWVTNSRIKNGLKVLKTNGQWGSYAMTSILDDAQASSYGAILVDRNNVKWIATNRDGVVGFNETNNTFKKMTFGADAGNLPIADVRALAIDNKNQLWIGTTKGLRVLSNVSNFQNESQLKANPIIIMEDNLAQELLYEQFITSIAVDGANNKWIGTSDSGVFMVSPNGQETKYHFTNSNSPLPSNAINDIKINSTTGEVFIATNKGMISFGGIATEANEDLSNVYVYPNPVRPTYSGTVKVAGLLDKANIKITDIEGNLVYEATSEGGTIEWDTTAFGKYKVSSGVYMIFISAQDGGETKVKKVMIIR; from the coding sequence ATGAAGGAAAAGTTTCTGTATATTTTGTTTTTATTTCTGTTTCAATTTAGCTTTTCGCAAAATAAATTGTCATGGCAGGGTTATTTTTCGTTTAACGAAATAAAAGATATTTCAGAATCTTCAACAACTGTTTATGCGGCTTCAGAGAATGCTTTGTTTTCTAAAAATGCTTCATCAAATACGGTCAAAACAACTACTACAATTGACGGACTTTCTGGACAGACAATCTCATCGGTTTATTATAGTGAGGCATTCAAAAAAACAATTATTGGCTATGAAAACGGCTTGATGATCGTTGTAAATGAAGCTGATGGCAGTATGCTGAAAGTAGTCGATATTATAAACAAGCAATTAGCGCCGAATCTTAAAAAGATCAATCATTTTATGGAGCATAATGGTCTGGTTTATGTTTCTTGCGATTTCGGGATTGTTCAATTTAATTTGACGACTTCACAATTTGGCGATACTTATTTTATTGGCGATAATGGTGCCGAAATTAGTGTCAAACAAACGGCCTTTTTTAACGGATTTATTTATGTGGCAACTTCCAGTGGCATAAGAAAAGCAGATATCACAAATGCAAATCTTAATGACTATAAGCAGTGGACTGTTGTAAATCAAGGAAACTGGTATGGTGTAGAAACTATAGATACAGAGCTGATTGCAGTTAATAATTCGGGCTATGTACATCGATTCAATTCAAGCGTATTTGTGGGTTTTTCTCAATTGCCACAAACTGCAGTTGATATAAGAGCAAAAAATCATAATTTGTTTATTACGACTGCAAATACAGTTTATGTTTACAACAATCAAATGGTTCTAATTCGGCAAATTGCAAATACACAGGTTTTAGATAATACTATAAATTTTACTGCTGCAACTGCTGTCGGAAATTCAATTTATATCGGAACAAAAGAAAAAGGTTTGTTTTCTTCATCGCTTTCAAATAGTACTGCTTTTGTTAATGATACGCCTTCTGGTCCGGCTCGAAATAATATTTTTTCTATGGATGTTACGCCAAGTGTGCTTTGGGCGGTTTATGGAGATTATGACACCTATTATAATCCGTATGATTTGGATAGTTATGGAGTTAGCAAATACAATACTTCTGGTTGGTTGAATATTCCGTATTCAGATGTTTATAATGCAAAATCAATGACCAGAATTATTGTGAATCCAAAGAATGAAAAGCAAGTTTATGCGAGTTCTTTTTTCTCGGGATTATTGCGAATTGAAAATAATGTTCCGAATTTTTTATATAACGAAAAAAACAGTGGTTTAGAATCGATTACGACCGAAGGCCCAAATTATATTGATGTTCGTATCAATGCAACAGCTTTTGATAAAACTGGAAATTTGTGGGTGACCAATAGCCGAATAAAAAATGGCTTGAAAGTTTTAAAAACCAATGGGCAATGGGGAAGTTATGCCATGACTTCAATTTTAGATGATGCTCAAGCCAGTAGTTATGGAGCAATTTTAGTAGATCGAAACAATGTAAAATGGATTGCAACAAATCGCGACGGTGTGGTTGGTTTTAATGAAACCAATAATACGTTTAAAAAAATGACTTTTGGTGCCGATGCGGGAAATCTCCCAATTGCTGATGTTAGGGCATTGGCTATTGACAATAAAAATCAGCTTTGGATTGGGACAACAAAAGGATTGCGAGTTTTGTCGAATGTGAGTAATTTTCAGAATGAAAGTCAGCTAAAAGCAAATCCAATCATTATTATGGAAGATAATTTAGCTCAGGAGCTTCTTTACGAGCAATTTATAACTTCTATTGCTGTCGATGGCGCAAACAATAAATGGATTGGAACAAGTGATTCGGGAGTTTTTATGGTTTCGCCAAACGGTCAGGAAACCAAATATCATTTTACAAACAGCAATTCGCCTTTGCCAAGTAATGCCATAAATGATATTAAAATTAATAGCACAACGGGTGAAGTTTTTATAGCAACCAATAAAGGAATGATTTCTTTTGGTGGAATTGCCACTGAAGCCAACGAAGATTTGAGTAATGTTTATGTGTACCCAAATCCAGTTCGCCCAACGTATTCGGGAACGGTAAAAGTTGCTGGATTATTGGATAAAGCCAATATTAAAATTACAGATATTGAAGGGAATTTAGTTTACGAAGCCACTTCAGAAGGCGGAACAATAGAGTGGGATACAACTGCTTTTGGAAAATACAAAGTTTCTTCAGGCGTTTATATGATTTTTATTTCGGCACAAGATGGAGGCGAGACAAAAGTCAAAAAAGTGATGATTATTCGATAG
- the gdhA gene encoding NADP-specific glutamate dehydrogenase: MEQKINEFMALVESKNPNEPEFLQAVREFAETVIPFISERKKYDGKNILLRIAEPERSIIFRVPWVDDKGEIIVNRGFRIQMNSAIGPYKGGIRFHHTVNLSVLKFLAFEQVFKNSLTTLPMGGGKGGSDFDPEGKSDAEIMRFCQSFMTELCRHIGPDLDVPAGDIGVGAREIGYLFGQYKRIRNEFTGVLTGKGLAYGGSLIRPEATGYGVVYFTDQMLRTIGHEIKGKRVAISGFGNVAWGVALKVNELGGKVVTISGPDGYIYDEEGISGEKIDHMVEMRATGDNRAERYLEKYPNAIFHKGKSPWEVKVDIAIPCATQNELNGEDAKKLIDNGVLCVTEAANMPSTLDAIKLFLDNKVLFAPGKAANAGGVAASGLEMTQNSIRLNWTSEEVDLRLKDIMVGIHNQCKKYGAEEDGYVNYVKGANIAGFVKVADAMLAQGVV; the protein is encoded by the coding sequence ATGGAACAAAAAATAAATGAATTTATGGCTCTAGTGGAGTCAAAAAATCCAAACGAGCCAGAATTTCTTCAAGCTGTTAGAGAATTTGCAGAAACTGTAATTCCGTTTATTTCTGAGCGTAAGAAATACGATGGAAAGAATATCCTTTTAAGAATCGCTGAACCAGAAAGATCAATAATATTTAGAGTTCCGTGGGTAGACGACAAAGGAGAAATCATTGTAAACAGAGGATTTAGAATCCAGATGAACTCTGCAATTGGACCATACAAAGGAGGAATTAGATTTCATCATACCGTAAACTTATCTGTTTTAAAATTCTTGGCTTTTGAACAAGTTTTCAAAAACAGTTTGACAACACTTCCAATGGGTGGAGGAAAAGGAGGTTCTGATTTTGATCCGGAAGGAAAATCAGATGCTGAAATTATGCGTTTCTGCCAATCATTTATGACAGAATTATGTCGTCATATTGGCCCAGATCTTGACGTTCCAGCTGGAGATATCGGAGTAGGTGCAAGAGAAATTGGTTATTTGTTTGGACAATATAAAAGAATCAGAAATGAATTTACGGGAGTTTTAACTGGAAAAGGTTTGGCTTACGGAGGTTCATTAATCAGACCAGAAGCTACAGGTTATGGCGTGGTATATTTTACAGATCAAATGCTTCGTACTATTGGGCATGAAATCAAAGGAAAAAGAGTTGCAATTTCTGGATTTGGAAACGTGGCTTGGGGAGTTGCCTTAAAAGTAAATGAACTAGGAGGTAAAGTAGTTACTATTTCTGGGCCTGATGGATACATTTATGATGAAGAGGGAATTTCTGGAGAAAAAATCGATCATATGGTCGAAATGAGAGCAACTGGTGATAATAGAGCAGAAAGATATTTAGAGAAATATCCTAATGCTATTTTCCATAAAGGAAAAAGTCCTTGGGAAGTAAAAGTTGATATTGCAATTCCATGTGCTACTCAAAATGAATTAAATGGAGAAGATGCGAAGAAATTAATTGACAATGGTGTTTTATGCGTAACAGAAGCAGCAAATATGCCTTCAACGTTAGATGCTATTAAACTTTTCTTAGATAATAAAGTGCTTTTTGCTCCTGGAAAAGCGGCTAATGCTGGTGGTGTTGCGGCTTCTGGATTAGAAATGACTCAAAACTCTATCCGTTTAAACTGGACGAGTGAAGAGGTTGATTTGAGATTAAAAGACATTATGGTTGGAATTCACAACCAATGTAAAAAATATGGCGCTGAAGAAGATGGTTATGTAAACTACGTAAAAGGAGCTAACATTGCCGGATTTGTGAAAGTTGCCGATGCTATGCTGGCTCAAGGTGTAGTGTAA
- a CDS encoding THC0290_0291 family protein, producing MLKPVIITLFAILGISTVANAQSALAQEIGIFAGPVTLQSDFGQRNNFDTNVGNTGFGVGLIHFINFSAANNHESFFTEHFKVRSELSYSHTELKHYGRWVDKKPETPVVTMLKNMNASSTTIGLGSQLEFSFIKIHDFENSVGSFSPYLSLGFQVDYYSAKVGSHLGDLTLPNITPGKYLTPSDGRPHGFSTEDGIVVAATGGVGVHYKLTTMSDLMFESRFKMYSNDWIDGLNPNKDLYKENKSNDWQVWFNFGYIYYLEF from the coding sequence ATGCTCAAACCCGTAATTATCACGCTATTTGCCATTCTTGGCATAAGCACTGTTGCAAATGCTCAATCTGCTCTTGCACAAGAAATAGGAATTTTCGCAGGCCCCGTAACACTGCAGTCAGATTTTGGACAAAGAAACAATTTTGACACCAATGTGGGAAACACTGGATTTGGTGTTGGACTTATACATTTCATCAATTTTTCTGCCGCTAATAATCATGAAAGTTTTTTTACCGAGCATTTTAAAGTAAGATCTGAACTTTCGTATAGCCACACTGAATTGAAACATTACGGAAGATGGGTTGACAAAAAACCAGAAACCCCTGTTGTTACTATGCTTAAAAACATGAATGCAAGTTCAACTACAATAGGATTAGGCTCTCAATTAGAATTTTCGTTTATTAAAATACACGATTTTGAAAACTCAGTTGGTAGTTTTAGTCCGTATCTAAGTTTAGGATTTCAGGTAGATTATTATTCTGCAAAAGTGGGTTCTCACTTAGGAGATTTAACTCTTCCGAATATAACTCCTGGAAAATACTTAACTCCTTCTGATGGAAGACCACACGGATTTTCTACAGAAGATGGAATTGTTGTAGCGGCAACAGGAGGCGTAGGCGTGCATTACAAACTGACAACAATGAGCGATTTAATGTTTGAATCTCGTTTTAAAATGTATAGCAATGACTGGATCGACGGTTTGAATCCGAATAAAGATCTTTATAAAGAAAACAAATCTAACGACTGGCAGGTTTGGTTTAACTTCGGATACATCTATTATTTAGAGTTCTAA